Proteins encoded within one genomic window of Bradyrhizobium sp. 186:
- a CDS encoding MFS transporter: MTEQTNRQRIAADGITAPLRYTLFRRIWLASLLSNLGLLIQGVGAAWAMTQMAASADKVALVQTALMLPIMLISMPAGAIADMYDRRIVTLISLIIALTGATALTLLAWFQLISPETLLAFCFIVGSGNALFGPAWQSSVSEQVPPDALPSAVALNGISYNIARSFGPAIGGVIVASAGAVAAFACNAILYLPLLVVLLLWRRSTEPSRLPREKLNRAMVSGFRYITNSPPIKIVLLRTLVMGLIGGAVMALMPLVARDLLHGGAQTYGIMLGAFGMGAVVGALNIHELRKRMSGEAAIRACTISMAFAMAALAVSNEPVLTAAALVLAGAVWMAAVALFNIGVQLSAPRWVAGRSLAAFQASISGGIAIGAWGWGHLTDYAGVEVALLVAAGLMLISPLLGIWLAMPRVGARNEDAEVLADPEVKLPLTGRSGPLVVEIEYRVSQENARAFHNVMQDVQLSRQRNGAYGWSIARDIADPELWTERYHCPTWLDYLRQRNRSTQSERALHQSAIDFHVGPDPVRIRRMLERPFGSVRWKEETPDRAASEVLPVVATAAGSST; the protein is encoded by the coding sequence ATGACCGAGCAGACGAACCGTCAGAGAATTGCCGCCGACGGCATCACCGCGCCGCTGCGGTACACCCTGTTCCGGCGCATCTGGCTCGCCAGCCTGCTCTCCAATCTCGGCCTGCTGATCCAGGGTGTGGGCGCCGCCTGGGCGATGACGCAGATGGCGGCCTCGGCCGACAAGGTGGCGCTGGTGCAGACCGCCTTGATGCTGCCGATCATGCTGATCTCGATGCCGGCCGGCGCCATCGCCGACATGTATGACCGGCGCATCGTCACCCTGATCTCGCTCATCATCGCCCTGACCGGCGCGACCGCGCTCACGCTGCTCGCCTGGTTCCAGCTCATCAGCCCGGAAACGCTGCTGGCCTTCTGCTTCATCGTCGGCAGCGGCAATGCGCTGTTCGGCCCGGCCTGGCAATCCTCGGTCAGCGAACAGGTGCCGCCGGATGCGCTGCCGTCCGCGGTGGCGCTCAACGGCATCAGCTACAACATCGCACGCAGTTTCGGCCCGGCGATCGGCGGCGTCATCGTCGCCTCCGCCGGAGCGGTCGCCGCCTTCGCCTGCAATGCGATCCTCTATCTGCCGCTGCTGGTGGTGCTGCTGCTGTGGCGGCGCAGCACCGAGCCCTCGCGACTGCCGCGGGAAAAGCTCAACCGCGCGATGGTCTCGGGCTTCCGCTACATCACCAATTCGCCGCCGATCAAGATCGTGCTGTTGCGCACGCTGGTGATGGGGCTGATCGGCGGCGCCGTCATGGCGCTGATGCCGCTGGTCGCGCGCGATTTGCTGCATGGCGGCGCGCAAACCTACGGCATCATGCTGGGCGCCTTCGGCATGGGCGCCGTCGTGGGCGCGCTCAACATCCATGAATTGCGAAAGCGCATGAGCGGCGAGGCGGCGATCCGCGCCTGCACCATCTCGATGGCCTTTGCGATGGCGGCACTCGCGGTGAGCAACGAACCGGTGCTGACCGCGGCCGCACTGGTGCTCGCGGGCGCGGTCTGGATGGCAGCCGTCGCGCTGTTCAATATCGGTGTGCAGCTCTCGGCGCCGCGCTGGGTCGCGGGTCGATCGCTCGCGGCGTTCCAGGCCTCGATCTCAGGCGGCATTGCGATCGGCGCCTGGGGCTGGGGCCATCTCACCGATTATGCCGGCGTCGAGGTCGCGCTCCTGGTTGCCGCCGGCCTGATGCTGATCTCGCCGCTGCTCGGAATCTGGCTGGCGATGCCGCGCGTCGGCGCTCGCAACGAAGACGCCGAGGTGCTGGCAGATCCCGAGGTGAAGCTGCCGCTCACAGGCCGCAGCGGACCCTTGGTGGTCGAGATCGAATACCGCGTCTCGCAGGAGAACGCGCGCGCCTTCCACAATGTGATGCAGGACGTGCAGCTCTCCAGGCAGCGCAACGGCGCCTATGGCTGGTCGATCGCGCGCGATATCGCCGACCCCGAATTGTGGACCGAGCGCTATCACTGCCCGACCTGGCTCGACTATCTGCGCCAACGCAACCGTTCGACCCAGTCCGAGCGCGCGCTGCACCAGAGTGCAATCGATTTCCACGTCGGCCCCGATCCGGTGCGGATCCGCCGCATGCTGGAGCGCCCGTTCGGCTCGGTGCGCTGGAAGGAAGAGACACCGGATCGTGCGGCAAGCGAAGTACTGCCGGTAGTCGCGACCGCGGCGGGCAGCAGTACGTAG
- a CDS encoding hydrolase, with product MKLSRRMILQGAGALPFAVASLRTGALAQPASEAKSSEVPPILFVHGNGDYDALWMTTLWRMESNGIAPDRMLAINFTDPNARSDDKVEQANRSSTEDQRRELAAAIAELKRSTGAARVALVGSSRGGYAIRNVIKDGGAGDVSHAVLCGTPNHGVFATDDPLGSEFNGRGAFLRGLNEGESEVTPGLAFLTLRSDGMDKYAQPDGRFIGKAGVPTGVTAEGPELKGATNLVLGALDHREVAFHPRAFREIYKFIAGREPARIAIVPEQSVRLSGLVTGTPGGVPTNRPVAGAAVDIFRVDPETGERKGTAVHSSKTGPDGRWGPAEVDPAWSLEFVLTSPDAPTTHSYRSPFPRSSDVVHLRAARPLGPADKDAGAVVIMSRPRGYLGLPRDVMLLDGKEPADVKPGVPTDAAATLRLSAAEVGRNVVAQFNEERIVARAWPASENRIAIAELTY from the coding sequence ATGAAGCTGTCGCGACGGATGATCCTGCAAGGTGCCGGTGCGCTGCCTTTCGCGGTTGCGAGCTTGCGGACGGGCGCGCTGGCGCAACCAGCGTCCGAGGCAAAGAGCTCCGAGGTGCCGCCGATCCTGTTCGTCCACGGCAATGGCGACTACGACGCGCTCTGGATGACGACCTTGTGGCGGATGGAATCCAACGGCATCGCGCCCGATCGTATGCTGGCGATCAATTTCACCGATCCCAATGCGCGGAGCGACGACAAGGTCGAGCAGGCCAACCGTTCGTCAACCGAGGATCAGCGCCGCGAGCTCGCGGCGGCCATCGCGGAACTGAAGCGCAGCACCGGTGCAGCCCGCGTCGCGCTGGTCGGCAGCTCGCGCGGTGGCTACGCGATCCGCAATGTCATCAAGGACGGTGGCGCCGGTGATGTCAGCCATGCCGTGTTGTGCGGTACACCCAATCACGGCGTGTTTGCAACCGACGATCCGCTCGGAAGCGAGTTCAACGGCCGCGGCGCGTTCTTGCGCGGCTTGAACGAGGGTGAGAGCGAGGTGACCCCGGGCCTGGCCTTCCTCACGTTGCGCAGCGACGGCATGGACAAATACGCGCAACCCGATGGCCGCTTCATCGGGAAGGCCGGCGTGCCGACCGGCGTTACCGCCGAGGGGCCCGAGCTGAAGGGCGCCACCAATCTCGTGCTCGGCGCGCTCGACCATCGCGAGGTGGCGTTTCATCCGCGGGCTTTTCGCGAGATCTACAAATTCATCGCCGGCCGCGAGCCCGCGCGCATCGCGATCGTGCCGGAGCAGAGTGTCAGGCTGAGCGGCCTCGTGACGGGCACGCCGGGCGGCGTACCGACCAATCGCCCGGTCGCGGGCGCAGCGGTCGATATCTTCCGCGTGGATCCCGAAACCGGAGAGCGCAAGGGTACTGCGGTGCACAGCTCAAAGACCGGCCCTGACGGGCGTTGGGGACCGGCGGAGGTCGATCCAGCCTGGTCGCTCGAATTCGTCCTGACATCGCCGGATGCGCCGACGACGCATTCCTATCGCTCGCCCTTCCCGCGTTCTTCCGACGTCGTGCACCTGCGTGCGGCGCGCCCGCTCGGGCCGGCGGACAAGGACGCCGGCGCGGTCGTGATCATGTCGCGGCCACGCGGCTATTTAGGCCTGCCGCGGGACGTAATGCTGCTCGACGGCAAGGAGCCCGCGGACGTCAAGCCGGGCGTGCCCACGGATGCGGCAGCAACCCTGCGCCTTTCGGCCGCCGAGGTCGGGCGTAACGTCGTGGCCCAATTCAACGAAGAACGGATTGTGGCACGGGCCTGGCCCGCCTCCGAGAACAGGATTGCGATTGCCGAGCTGACTTATTAG
- a CDS encoding cytochrome P450, producing MNIASVRRPIVPPTPPRAPDDMSFLGRVAVIRQNMIATWGQRAYEEDVIQGRFFFRNSFILNRPDAIRHILVSNYENYSRTPAGIRMLRPVLGEGLLIAEGQAWTHQRRTLAPAFTPRATANLVPPMTAVLDETIAKLDARTGEPVDLREIMQRMTLEIAGRTMFSFGMDRHGPTLRNFVMEYGERLGRPYFLDMVLPVSWPSPVDFARARFRKRWTEFVAMLIAERRAAGKKDGAPPRDLFDLMDEARDPETGKGFSDEQLVDEVATMILAGHETTATALFWALYLLALDPETQEEVASETRGEHLDSMADIDRQKFTRAVIEETMRLYPPAFLIARAAREKDDAAGVAIGKGDIIMIAPWLLHRHEKLWDQPNAFIPKRFMSTEPPDRFAYLPFGAGPRVCIGAPFAQAESVLALARLIGVFRVELADASPVIPLGVVTTQPDHSPMFRITRR from the coding sequence ATGAACATCGCCAGTGTGCGTCGGCCCATCGTCCCTCCGACCCCGCCGCGTGCGCCGGACGACATGTCATTCCTCGGCCGGGTTGCGGTGATCCGGCAGAACATGATTGCAACCTGGGGGCAGCGCGCCTACGAGGAAGATGTCATCCAGGGCCGCTTCTTCTTCCGCAACAGCTTTATCCTGAACCGCCCGGACGCGATCCGGCATATCCTGGTCAGCAACTACGAGAATTATTCGCGCACGCCTGCGGGCATTCGCATGTTGCGTCCCGTGCTCGGCGAAGGCCTGCTGATTGCGGAAGGCCAGGCCTGGACGCATCAGCGCCGCACGCTCGCGCCGGCCTTCACGCCGCGTGCGACCGCAAACCTCGTCCCACCCATGACGGCGGTGCTCGACGAGACCATTGCGAAGCTCGACGCGCGCACGGGCGAGCCCGTCGATCTGCGCGAGATCATGCAGCGCATGACGCTCGAGATCGCCGGACGCACGATGTTCTCGTTCGGCATGGACCGGCATGGCCCGACCTTGCGCAACTTCGTCATGGAATATGGCGAGCGGCTGGGGCGGCCGTATTTCCTCGACATGGTGCTGCCGGTGTCCTGGCCGAGCCCGGTGGATTTTGCGCGTGCCCGTTTCCGCAAGCGCTGGACCGAATTCGTCGCGATGCTGATTGCCGAGCGGCGTGCCGCGGGCAAGAAGGACGGTGCACCGCCCCGCGATCTCTTCGATCTCATGGATGAGGCGCGCGATCCTGAGACCGGCAAGGGCTTCTCCGACGAACAGCTCGTCGACGAGGTCGCGACCATGATTCTCGCAGGTCACGAGACCACGGCGACGGCGTTGTTTTGGGCGCTCTATCTGCTGGCGCTCGATCCGGAGACGCAGGAGGAGGTCGCCTCCGAGACGCGCGGCGAGCATCTCGACAGTATGGCTGACATCGATCGCCAAAAATTCACCCGTGCCGTGATCGAGGAGACCATGCGGCTCTATCCGCCGGCCTTCTTGATCGCGCGCGCAGCCCGGGAAAAGGACGATGCGGCCGGCGTTGCGATCGGCAAGGGCGACATCATCATGATCGCGCCGTGGCTGCTTCACCGGCACGAGAAGCTGTGGGATCAGCCGAACGCGTTCATTCCAAAGCGCTTCATGTCGACTGAGCCGCCCGACCGCTTCGCTTATCTGCCGTTTGGCGCGGGCCCGCGCGTCTGCATCGGCGCGCCGTTTGCGCAAGCCGAATCGGTGCTGGCGCTGGCGCGGCTGATCGGTGTGTTCCGCGTCGAGCTGGCCGATGCGAGTCCCGTTATCCCGCTTGGCGTCGTCACGACCCAGCCGGACCACTCACCCATGTTCCGTATCACGCGTCGGTGA
- a CDS encoding adenylate/guanylate cyclase domain-containing protein, translated as MSDIQAQLSVLKQTADPKVVDAIQHLIDHGEDHELNRVNVLDFSRQHGLDEERAISGFLHSARLGLFDLGWNVLCPGCGGVLGAHSTLKALKPDDYHCALCACGYKASVDDQVEVSFTVNPRVRRIAAHDPDSLPVWEYFKQVFWSSGVDFNKESFATLANEVTLDTFELPAGEKATMSLQLPSDFIIIFEPVTHAAHFIDVQGEPTKERQQLSIMYNKVQAPTGTTTMRPGPLRLSLENQAGVRVLPSVFIAAEALHHLIGKRKPFITAKRMLSNQTFRDVFKADNLSLDQRLQITSLTFLFTDLKGSTALYERVGDLAAFDLVRAHFHALLEIISSEKGAVVKTIGDAVMATFIRPEHAIAAGLRMRAAMGELNKQRGTADLIVKIGIHEGPCLAVMLNERQDYFGQTVNIASRVQSLSTAQEIHITGPVLDAPAVAEVLQQRAIRPIQKQAALRGIADKMVVYEIP; from the coding sequence ATGAGCGACATTCAAGCCCAGCTTTCCGTTCTGAAGCAGACCGCCGATCCGAAGGTGGTCGACGCGATTCAACATCTCATCGACCACGGCGAGGATCACGAACTCAACCGCGTCAATGTTCTCGATTTCTCCAGGCAGCATGGTCTCGACGAAGAGCGCGCGATCTCGGGTTTTCTGCATTCGGCGCGGCTCGGGCTGTTCGATCTCGGCTGGAACGTGCTGTGTCCGGGCTGCGGCGGCGTGCTCGGCGCGCACTCGACCCTGAAGGCGCTCAAGCCCGATGATTATCACTGCGCACTCTGCGCCTGCGGCTACAAGGCCTCCGTCGACGACCAGGTCGAGGTCTCCTTCACGGTGAATCCGCGCGTCCGGCGCATCGCGGCGCATGATCCCGACTCGCTTCCGGTGTGGGAATATTTCAAGCAGGTGTTCTGGAGCTCCGGCGTCGACTTCAACAAGGAATCCTTTGCGACGCTCGCGAATGAGGTGACGCTGGATACGTTCGAGCTTCCGGCCGGCGAGAAGGCGACCATGTCGCTGCAACTGCCGAGCGACTTCATCATCATCTTCGAGCCGGTGACGCACGCCGCCCATTTCATCGACGTTCAGGGCGAGCCGACCAAGGAGCGCCAGCAGCTCTCGATCATGTACAATAAGGTGCAGGCGCCGACGGGGACTACGACCATGCGGCCGGGCCCATTGCGGTTGTCGCTGGAGAACCAGGCCGGCGTGCGTGTGCTACCATCGGTGTTCATTGCGGCCGAAGCGCTTCATCATCTGATCGGCAAGCGCAAGCCGTTTATCACCGCCAAGCGGATGCTGTCGAACCAGACTTTTCGCGATGTGTTCAAGGCGGACAATCTCAGTCTCGACCAGCGGCTTCAGATCACCTCGCTGACCTTCCTGTTCACCGACCTGAAAGGTTCGACCGCGCTCTACGAGCGGGTTGGCGATCTCGCCGCCTTCGATCTCGTGCGCGCGCACTTCCATGCACTGCTCGAGATCATCTCCTCCGAGAAGGGTGCGGTGGTGAAGACGATCGGCGACGCCGTGATGGCGACCTTCATCCGCCCCGAGCATGCGATCGCCGCGGGCCTGCGAATGCGCGCGGCGATGGGCGAGCTCAACAAGCAGCGCGGCACCGCCGATCTCATCGTCAAGATCGGCATCCATGAAGGCCCGTGCCTCGCGGTGATGCTCAACGAGCGGCAGGATTATTTCGGCCAGACCGTCAACATCGCTTCGCGCGTGCAGAGCCTGTCGACCGCGCAGGAGATCCACATCACCGGGCCGGTGCTGGACGCGCCGGCCGTCGCCGAGGTGTTGCAGCAGCGCGCGATCAGACCGATCCAGAAGCAGGCCGCGCTGCGCGGCATCGCCGACAAGATGGTGGTGTACGAGATACCGTGA